From Halomarina ordinaria:
GGAGAGGCCGTCCTCGGCGGGGAAGCTACACGAGGGGACGAGGCCGTGGTCGTCCGTCTCGACCATGCAGGTGCGACACTCCGAGCGCGGGCCGATGTTGTCGCCCTGCTCGGTGTCGCGGTCGTACGAACAGAGCGCCGGGACGTACGCCTCGGTGTCGACGGCCTCGACGGCGTCGAGCAGCGTCGACCCCGCCGGGAGCGCGACGGGTGCGCCGTCGACCTCGACGGTGACCATCTCGTCGCCTGCCGTCGGCGTCCGGAGGTCGGGGTCGTTCGCCGTCCCCGTGACGAAGTCCTCGGTCAGGGGGGTCTCTGGTTGCGGGTCGTCGACGGTCGGGACGCGGGGGAGTGGTGGTTGCGTGCTCATGATTCGTTGCAGGCGCCGCTCGGACAGCGCCCGTCTGCGTGGGCGCGGAACTCGGTCTCGAACTGTTCCATGGCGGTGGTGACGGGACGGGCGGCGGTCTGCCCGAACGCGCAGGTGCTCGTCGCCCGCATCACGCGCGCCAGTTCGCGTAGCATGTCGTCCTGGTAGTCGCCGCCGTAGACGTCACGCAGGAGGTTCGTCAGCTGTTTCGACCCCTCGCGACAGGGCACACAGCGCCCGCAGTTCTCCTCCTCGGCGAACCGGGCGCGGGTACCGACGGTGGCGACCGCACAGGTGGTGTCGTCGAGCAGTTCGACGACCCCCTCGGTACCGAGGTCGGCGGCGGCGAGCGCGGGGGCGCTCGGGGGGCAGTCGAGCGACCGGGTGAGGCCACCGAACTGCCCGCCGACGCAGGCCATCTTGTAGCGTCCGGTCATCGAGACGGCGTCGCGGGCGGCCGCGAGCGAACTCCCGGTGGGGAGTTCGACCGTCGCTGGCGCCTCGACGTCGCCGGCGACGGTGAACAGGCGCGTGCCGGGGTCGGCGTCGTCGGCGTCGTACGCCTCGTCCGCGAGGAGTGCCCGGCGGACGTGCGCGAACGTTCGGGGGGTGTGGATGACCGTCGGCCGGCCGTAGAGGCCGTGGGTCTCCGGGCCGGGCGGGCGGACGCGCGCCTCGATGCGGTCCGCGCCCTCCATCGCCTCCAGCGCCATCGTCATCTCGCCGGCGATGAAGCGGTCGGGGCCGACGACGACCTCGACGGTGACGCCCTTCTCGGCGGCGAGCGCGCTCGCGGCCGCCTCGACGCGCTCGTGGACGAGCGCGTCCTCCTCGTTGCAGTAGACGACGACGTCGCCCGCGCCGACGGCGCGGGCGGTCGCGAGCGCTCCGTCGAGGACGGCGAGGGGTGTGGATTCGAGCAGGAGACGGTCGGTCCCGTTGCGCCGGTCGGCCTCGTTGGCGTTGACGACGACGACGGGGTCGCCGTCGGCCTCGCTCGCGGTGCGCCACGCCGGCGCGACCGGTTCGTCGGCCCGGCCGTCGCCGCGGCCGCGGCCCAGCAGACCGACCGCGGAGACGCGGTCGAGCGCCCGCTCGGGGGCGCCCTCGTCGAACGTGGGGGGGAGGTCGTCGAGGCTCGCCGGCGCGACCCACCCGCAGGGGCCGAGCAGGTGCCGTCGGCCGACCGCGAGCGGTCCCGTCTCGGGGGCCGGGAGCGTCTCCGTGTCGGCGTCGTGCTCGACGACGGCCAGCGCCCCCTCAGTCGGGAGGTCGCCGTCGACGACCGTCGTGGCGAGGTCGCGCGCGCGCTCCAGCGTGCAGTTCTGGTGGTACGCAGTCCGGCCGTCGACGGTCGCCGATACCAGCGGGTCGACCCCCCGGATACCGGTCGAACCGACCGTGACGACGGACTCCGCTGCGACCGCCCGCGCGGCGGCGGCAACCGCGCCCTCCGCGTCCGAGACGCGAAGGAGGGGGGACCGACCGACGGTCGCTGGGGTCTCGTCCATACGCCGCCTGCGAGCGGGGACCGTAAAAAACGATTGTCCGCGGAATCGTACCAATCGAGAGACAGTGTCGTGTGTGGTGGTGAGTGTCGGCCCGGGTCAGAAGGGCGGCGTCAGGCGCGGACGACGGCGTCGCCTGCGCACGACCGTGAGCGCGGCGACGAGTGCGAGAACGAGTGCGAGGACGACCGGCCCGGCGAGCGTTCGAGTGTTCGGCATGGCGCTCGCTTCGCCCGCGGCTCACTTGACCGTGGGGGTGCCGGCCGCGACCG
This genomic window contains:
- a CDS encoding NADH-ubiquinone oxidoreductase-F iron-sulfur binding region domain-containing protein; the encoded protein is MDETPATVGRSPLLRVSDAEGAVAAAARAVAAESVVTVGSTGIRGVDPLVSATVDGRTAYHQNCTLERARDLATTVVDGDLPTEGALAVVEHDADTETLPAPETGPLAVGRRHLLGPCGWVAPASLDDLPPTFDEGAPERALDRVSAVGLLGRGRGDGRADEPVAPAWRTASEADGDPVVVVNANEADRRNGTDRLLLESTPLAVLDGALATARAVGAGDVVVYCNEEDALVHERVEAAASALAAEKGVTVEVVVGPDRFIAGEMTMALEAMEGADRIEARVRPPGPETHGLYGRPTVIHTPRTFAHVRRALLADEAYDADDADPGTRLFTVAGDVEAPATVELPTGSSLAAARDAVSMTGRYKMACVGGQFGGLTRSLDCPPSAPALAAADLGTEGVVELLDDTTCAVATVGTRARFAEEENCGRCVPCREGSKQLTNLLRDVYGGDYQDDMLRELARVMRATSTCAFGQTAARPVTTAMEQFETEFRAHADGRCPSGACNES